In Rhodococcus qingshengii JCM 15477, the sequence CTGAAGCCTGCTGAACGCCTTTTCGTCGGTCACGTCGTCGCCGATGAAGACGGCAGCGGTTGCGCCGTCCTGATGGCGAATCAAGTCGAGTGCGTGCCCCTTGTCGGTGGCGATGACAGCCAACTCGACCACCGATTTGCCCTCGGTGACCTGAACGCCTGGCCAGAGTGCCGATTCGGTGCGGACGGCGATGAGCGCCTTCTCGGCGTCGTCGGCACTGGTGTTGCGTACGTGCAGTGCAACGCTGGCGGGCTTCTTCTCCACCGTTGCCCCAGGGGTGTCGGCGGCGATTCGGCCCAACTCGGTGACGATCTCGTCGAGCAGTTTCCTGGCGTCGGCGTCGATCGCGTGAACGAATCCGATGTCGAACTCGGAGCCGTGGCTGCCGACCAATTGCACTTCGGCGGGAAGTCGGGACAGCGCAGCCAGATCCTTGAGGGCGCGGCCCGAGATCACGGCAGCCGTCGTCGACGCGAGGCTGGCGAGAGAGCGAAGCGCACGCACCGTTTCCGCCCGGGGATACGCCTTGTCCGGGTTGGCGACGATGGGTGCCATCGTCCCGTCGTAGTCGGAGGCTACGAGCAGACGCGGCGTGCGTGCCACGCCTGACAGCGCTCGGCGGAGTTCGATGGACAGATCTTGTGCGCTCACCTCTTCAAATCTAGGTGATGCAGCGACTCCTGGCTCGATACGTTTCCGGCCGATCAGTGCAAAAATGACAGATGCGACAAAGGATGTCTATTCGGGTTTCCGAGTTCCGTCACCGAGCAGCAGTTCAACCGTCAATTCCAGTCGATTGGCGACATCGGTAGCCGAAGAGCGTCGCGTGAGCCATGCCACCAAATTGGACAGCCACACATCGGAGATCACGCGCGCGATCGCCAACTGCTCTTCGGTTGGCTCCTCTTCGGTCATCGCTCGTGCGAAGAGGCGGTCCATCAACTGGCCCACCTGATCGACCTCGGCCGCTGCGGAGGCGTCGGCGAACATGAACGCGCGAGTCATCGCTTCGGTGAGGAGCGGATCGCGCTGCATCGCGCGGGTGATGAGGCTGAGGATCAGCTGCATCCGCTCGAGCGGGCTGGTTCCAGGTGGGATCTTGCCCTTGGAATCGATCTTCTCGAATTCGCGTGCCAGGGCGGACACCAGTAGGTGAACCTTGGACGGGAAGTAGCGATAGAGCGTTCCGACTGCGACGTCGGCACGCTCGGCCACGGCGCGCATCTGAACAGCCTCGTAGCCCCCCTTGGACGCCAAGGCGAGTGTTGCGTCGAGAATCCGCTTGCGGCGTTCACGTTGCGCGTTGGAGCTGAGATCGTCGTCCCCGAGCGTTGCAGAAGCAACCGCGTTGGAGCGGGATCGGGATGTTGTGGTCATCGACAAATTCCTTCGCGCCTTGACTCTTGGCCAGGTGTCATATTAGAACACGTTCTAAACAATTGTGTCACTTATCGAGAGGCGGGAACCAGTTGTGACAATCGCCACGACCGATGAACAGCGGGCGGTCCAGGAATCGATAGAGGCCTGGGCTCGCTCGGCCACGCCGATGGACATGGTACGCCGTGGACCAGCAGTTTCGTGGCGGGAGAAATGGTCCGAGTTCGCGTCTCTCGGGATATTTTCGGTCGCCGTTCCCGAAGCGGTAGGCGGAGCCGGGGCCGAAATCGTCGATCTCGCAGCAATGCTCGAGCAGGCGGCAATCGAACTCGTGCCGGGTCCTGTTCTCACGACTGCACTCGCAGCTCTGGTGGTGGGGCGTAGTTCGTCGCCCGCTGCCAAGCGATGGTCCGAAACGCTCGCCGACGGTGCGCTGCCGTGTGCCGTCGTATTGGACGAAAGTCCAGTTGCGGCAACGGCGAATGCGTCCGGCGGCATCGAGCTTCATGGCGAAGGAGGTTACGCCTGGGGCGGCGATTCGGGCGTATCGGTACTCGTGTCGGCGGGCGTCGTGTCCGAAGACGAAGGCTCGCGTGTCGTCTGGGCTCTCGTCGACGGAGACAGCGAAGGCGTGACCTACGAAGCGGTCGACACGATCGACAAGTCGCGACCACTGGCGCGAGTCTCCTTCGATCGAGTGACGGTCGATGCCGACCGAATCCTCGATGACATTGCGCCAGGATCGGTTTCCGACCTAGCGGCGGTACTGGGGGCTGCCGAAGCTGCCGGAATTGCGGCGTGGAGCCTGCGTACTGCGGTGGAGTACGCGAAGATTCGCGAACAATTCGGAAAGCCCATCGGCTCGTTCCAGGCGATCAAACACATCTGCGCCGAAATGCTGTGTCGCGTAGAGAATGCCGGAGCCGTCGCCTGGGATGGTGCGGTCGCTGCCGAGTCGGGCGACGAACTTCCGATCGCCGCAGCAGTGGCCGCCGCGGTGTCGCTGGATGCCGCTGTCGACACGGCAAAGGACTGCATTCAAGTGCTCGGCGGCATCGGATTCACCTGGGAGCACGAGGCGCACTTCTACCTTCGTCGAGCACTGTCGCTCCGGCAGATTCTGGGCGGATCGTCTCATTGGCGCGCACGCGTCGCGGAATTGACGATCGGCGGCGCACGGCGTCACCTTCAGATCGACTTGAGTGAGCTCGAATCCGACCGGTCCGAAATTCGCGAAGAGGTAGCGCAATTGGTGGCGCTGCCCGAATCCGAGCAGCGCAACGCGTTGGCCGAATCGGGCTACCTTGCACCGCACTGGCCCAAGCCGTACGGCCGGGGCGCCAAGGCCGCGCAACAGATTCTGATCGAAGAGGAATTGGCGGCCGTCGGTATCGGCCGACCCGATCTGGTGATCGGCTGGTGGGCAGTGCCGACCATCCTCGAGCACGGCAGTGCGGAGCAGATCGAAAGATTTGCGACTCCGACGCTCAAGGGCGAGATCACCTGGTGCCAGCTCTTCAGTGAACCCGGCGCAGGTTCGGATCTTGCGGCACTGCGCACGACCGCGGAAAAGGTCGACGGCGGTTGGAAGCTGAACGGCCAGAAAGTCTGGACTTCGCTTGCGCGTGAAGCTGACTGGGCCATCTGCCTCGCCAGGACCGATCGCGAGGTTCCCAAACACAAGGGCATCACGTACTTCCTTCTCGACATGAAGACGGCTGGGATTCGGATCTCGCCGCTGCGCGAGATCACCGGAGATGCCCTGTTCAACGAAGTCTTCCTCGACGACGTCTTCGTCCCGGACGAGTGCGTCGTCGGCCAGCTCGGTGGAGGCTGGAAACTGGCCCGAACGACCCTCGCCAACGAGCGGGTCGCAATGAGCGGTGGCTCTTCGCTCGGCGGTGCGATGGAGGAATTGCTCGAGCTGGCCGGCGACCCCGATCCTGTGGTGGCAGACAAGCTCGGTGGGCTGATCGGAACCGCCATGGTGGGCTCACTGCTGGAATTGCGCACGACACTGCGGCAATTGGACGGTCAGGATCCGGGTCCGGCGTCGAGCGTCCGCAAGCTGGTGGGCGTGCGCCAGCGTCAGAATGTCGCGGAGTTCGCCATGGAATTGGGTGGTACTGCCGGGTGGGTGGAGGGCCCGCTTTCGCGTGAGTTCCTCAACACGCGATGCCTGTCGATTGCCGGCGGAACCACGCAGATTCTGTTGACCGTCGCCGCGGAGAGAATTCTGGGCCTGCCCCGTGATTAGACGGCGTGAGTAGAGGCCTTTAGAAATGTCCACGTTGGTGATACAACTAGAACACGTTCTACATCAGAGACAGGATTGCCAGCGTGGACTTCACTCCCGATGAAACCCAGGAAGCGGTAGCCGAGGTGGCTACCGCGCTCCTTGCCCGCGAACTGGAGCCGGACGCGCTCTGGGCGGCATTCGCCGATGCCGACCTGCTCACGTTGGCCCTGCCCGAGCGTCTGGGCGGCGAGGGACTCTCCGTCGCCGACGTCGGTTCCCTCCTCGTCGAGGTCGGCCGGGCCGCCGCTCCAATTCCGGCTCTCGCAACCCTCGGCTTCGGTGTACTCCCCATAGTCGCACTGGGGACCGACGCTCAACAGGACGAATTGCTCACCGGAGTCGGCGCCGGACGGGTGTTCACCGCGGCGCTCGGTGAGCCGGGTCAGCAGTTCCCGGCACAGCCGTCGACCACCGCCCATCAGTCGGGCGACTGGTATCGCGTCAGCGGGACGGTGCTTGCCGTGCCTTTCGCGGCGAGCGCACACAGAATTCTTGTGCCCACCGACGCCGGAGTCGTTCTCGTCGATCCGACCGCCGCCGGCGTCGCATTGACGCCGACTCCCAGTGCGTCCGGCAGTCCGGAGTTCGCAGTCACCATGGACGAGGCAGTCGGTGAACTTCTCGGTGCCGGCGAGGAAGCCGTCCAGACGCTGTACCGGATCGCCACGGCAAGCATCGGAGCCGTTGCAGACGGTTTGGTGTCCGGCGCCGTCGATCTCACTGCGGCACATGTCGGCTCGCGTGAGCAATTCGGTAAGCCGCTCGCCACGTTCCAGGCAGTCTCACAACAGATAGCCGACGCGTACGTCACCTCCCGGACCCTTCATGTCGCGGCGTTGTCGGCGTCCTGGCGCGTGTCGGAGGGCCTGGACGCCCAGTCGGACCTCGACGTCATGGCGTACTGGATCGCCCAAGAAGTGCCTGCCACGATGCAGGTGCTTCACCACCTGCACGGCGGTCTGGGCGTCGACGTCACGTATCCACTTCATCGTTACTACTCGACTGCAAAAGACCTGGCACGCCTGCTCGGCGGTGCTTCGCAGCGACTCGACCTCGTGGGGGCCCGGTGTTCATCGATCTGACCGACAGTCAGCGCGCATTGCAAGCTGAACTTCGACGCTACTTCTCGACGCTGATCTCGCCCGAAGAGGCCAAGATCATGCGCGTGGAGCGGCATGGCCCTACCTATCGCGAGGTCATCCGTCGTATGGGCAAGGACGGCTGGCTCGGCGTCGGCTGGCCGGTGGAGTTCGGCGGACGTGGGTTCGGTGAAGTCGAGCAGCAGATTTTTGTCAACGAGGCTGTGCGGGCGGATGTCCCACTGCCTTCGGTGACGTTGCAGACCGTCGGTCCGACCCTGCAGAAGTACGGCAGCGAGGAGCAGAAGCAGAAATTCCTGCCCGCGATCCTCGCCGGTGAAGTGCACTTCGCGATCGGCTACACCGAACCGGAAGCCGGCACCGACCTTGCAGCACTGCGCACTTCGGCGGCACGAAATGGTGACGAGTACGTCGTCAACGGCCAGAAGATTTTCACCACCGGCGGGCATGACGCCGATTACGTGTGGCTCGCCGTGCGGACAGGGTCTGCCGATTCAAGGCACCGCGGCATCTCCATCCTGATCATGGACACCAAAGATCCCGGCTACACCTGGACCCCGATCATCACCTGCGACGGTGCGCATCACGTCAACGCCACCTACTACGAGGACGTTCGCGTTCCGGCGAACATGCTTGTGGGTGAGGAGAATCAGGGCTGGCGCTTGATCACGACGCAGCTCAACCACGAACGCGTCATGCTCGGTCCGGCAGGTCGTGTCGCAGGGATTTACGACCACGTCTTCGATTGGGCCAAGCGTGAAAACCTGCTTGATCACGTTGACGTACGGCGCGCGCTCGGCGAAATTCATGCGACGTACCGCCTCAACGAACTGCTCAACTGGCAAGTGGCGTCGAGTGATTCGGAGTCGGTGGATATCGCCGACGCTTCGGCAACCAAAGTGTTTGCGACCGAGCGTATCCAGCGGGTCGGTCGACTGGCGGAAGAGATCGTCGGGCGGTACGGAAATCCGATCGATCCCGAAACTGCTGATCTCATGGAGTGGCTGGACATGCAGATCAAGCGCAACCTGGTGATCACCTTCGGCGGTGGAGTCAACGAGGTGATGCGCGAATTGATTGCGACCGCCGGCCTGAAGCTTCCTCGCGTTCCGAGATAGGAAACAAATCGTGTCAGATCCCATTCTCACTGCTGCCGAGCGGGTTCGAGAGGACGGGCCAAGCGCTCCTCGCGCCGGCCGGGACCCCGTGAACCTGCCGATGATCCGCAACTGGGTCGAGGCGATCGGTGACGAGAACCCGATCTACGTCGACGAATCGGCTGCCCGCGCCGC encodes:
- the kstR gene encoding cholesterol catabolism transcriptional regulator KstR, which encodes MTTTSRSRSNAVASATLGDDDLSSNAQRERRKRILDATLALASKGGYEAVQMRAVAERADVAVGTLYRYFPSKVHLLVSALAREFEKIDSKGKIPPGTSPLERMQLILSLITRAMQRDPLLTEAMTRAFMFADASAAAEVDQVGQLMDRLFARAMTEEEPTEEQLAIARVISDVWLSNLVAWLTRRSSATDVANRLELTVELLLGDGTRKPE
- a CDS encoding acyl-CoA dehydrogenase produces the protein MTIATTDEQRAVQESIEAWARSATPMDMVRRGPAVSWREKWSEFASLGIFSVAVPEAVGGAGAEIVDLAAMLEQAAIELVPGPVLTTALAALVVGRSSSPAAKRWSETLADGALPCAVVLDESPVAATANASGGIELHGEGGYAWGGDSGVSVLVSAGVVSEDEGSRVVWALVDGDSEGVTYEAVDTIDKSRPLARVSFDRVTVDADRILDDIAPGSVSDLAAVLGAAEAAGIAAWSLRTAVEYAKIREQFGKPIGSFQAIKHICAEMLCRVENAGAVAWDGAVAAESGDELPIAAAVAAAVSLDAAVDTAKDCIQVLGGIGFTWEHEAHFYLRRALSLRQILGGSSHWRARVAELTIGGARRHLQIDLSELESDRSEIREEVAQLVALPESEQRNALAESGYLAPHWPKPYGRGAKAAQQILIEEELAAVGIGRPDLVIGWWAVPTILEHGSAEQIERFATPTLKGEITWCQLFSEPGAGSDLAALRTTAEKVDGGWKLNGQKVWTSLAREADWAICLARTDREVPKHKGITYFLLDMKTAGIRISPLREITGDALFNEVFLDDVFVPDECVVGQLGGGWKLARTTLANERVAMSGGSSLGGAMEELLELAGDPDPVVADKLGGLIGTAMVGSLLELRTTLRQLDGQDPGPASSVRKLVGVRQRQNVAEFAMELGGTAGWVEGPLSREFLNTRCLSIAGGTTQILLTVAAERILGLPRD
- a CDS encoding acyl-CoA dehydrogenase family protein; this encodes MDFTPDETQEAVAEVATALLARELEPDALWAAFADADLLTLALPERLGGEGLSVADVGSLLVEVGRAAAPIPALATLGFGVLPIVALGTDAQQDELLTGVGAGRVFTAALGEPGQQFPAQPSTTAHQSGDWYRVSGTVLAVPFAASAHRILVPTDAGVVLVDPTAAGVALTPTPSASGSPEFAVTMDEAVGELLGAGEEAVQTLYRIATASIGAVADGLVSGAVDLTAAHVGSREQFGKPLATFQAVSQQIADAYVTSRTLHVAALSASWRVSEGLDAQSDLDVMAYWIAQEVPATMQVLHHLHGGLGVDVTYPLHRYYSTAKDLARLLGGASQRLDLVGARCSSI
- a CDS encoding acyl-CoA dehydrogenase family protein; protein product: MFIDLTDSQRALQAELRRYFSTLISPEEAKIMRVERHGPTYREVIRRMGKDGWLGVGWPVEFGGRGFGEVEQQIFVNEAVRADVPLPSVTLQTVGPTLQKYGSEEQKQKFLPAILAGEVHFAIGYTEPEAGTDLAALRTSAARNGDEYVVNGQKIFTTGGHDADYVWLAVRTGSADSRHRGISILIMDTKDPGYTWTPIITCDGAHHVNATYYEDVRVPANMLVGEENQGWRLITTQLNHERVMLGPAGRVAGIYDHVFDWAKRENLLDHVDVRRALGEIHATYRLNELLNWQVASSDSESVDIADASATKVFATERIQRVGRLAEEIVGRYGNPIDPETADLMEWLDMQIKRNLVITFGGGVNEVMRELIATAGLKLPRVPR